In the Perca flavescens isolate YP-PL-M2 chromosome 10, PFLA_1.0, whole genome shotgun sequence genome, acccacagaaggaggagtacttcaggaagagattcagagaCGTGGAGCCggccagcagaatcatctcccacatcaagacatcaagaagcctccacatcatgtgccacatcccagtcttctgctggatcactgctacagttctggaggatGTGTTGAAGaccagagggggaggagagctgcccaagaccctgactgagatgtacatccacttcttggtggttcagtccaaagTGAAGAAATTCAAGTATGATGGAGGAGCTGAGACAGATCCACATTGGAGTCCAGAGAGCAGCAAGATGATGGAGTCTCTGGGAAAACTagcttttgagcagctgcagaaaggcaacctgatcttctatgaatcagacctgacagagtgtgGCATCGATATCACAGCAGCCTCGgtgtactcaggagtgttcacacagatctttaaagaggagagaggactgtaccAGGACAAGGTGTTCAGCTTTatccatctgagtgttcaggagtttcttgctgctcttcatgtccatctgacattcaccaactctggagtcaacctgctgtCAGAAGAACAAAGATCATCATGGCTGCCTAAGGTCTTtagagaaaaactaaaacatctccaccagagtgctgtggacaaggccttacagagtccaaatggacacctggacttgttcctccgcttcTTCCTGGGTCTTTCTCTTCAGACGAATCAGACTCTCCTACGAAGCCTgctgacacagacaggaagtagctcAGAGAACAATGAGGAAACAGTCGAGTACATTAAGAAGAAGATCAACGGGGATCTGTCTGCTGAGAGAAGCATAAATCttttccactgtctgaatgaattGAATGATAGTTCTCTAGTGGAGCAGATCCAACAAGTCCTGAGATCAGGACGTCTCTCCACAGttaaactgtctcctgctcactggtcagctctggtcttcatcttactgtcatcagaagaagatttggacgtgtttgacctgaagaaatactctggTTCAGAGGAGActcttctgaggctgctgccagtggtcaaagcctccaaaAAGGCTTTGTAAGTACAGCGATAAGTGGACTCATATCATAACTTAAATGCTCTAATGTCTTTTCAacttctttattcttttttcttcaATATTATCTCTTCAGATTGAGTGTtggtaacctgtcagagagaagctgtgaagttCTGTCCTCAGTTCTTAGCACTGAGTCcgctagtctgagagagctggacctgagtaacaacaacctgaaggattcaggagggaagcttCTGTCGGCTGGACTTCAGAGTCCATACTGTAAACTAGAGATTCTGAGGTCAGGATTCTTCAACCTGTTTAACTGATGGTCACCTAAATCCGGATTTACATTAATGGATAAACTTGTAACGTGCCTCAGATTGTCTTTGCGTGTATGATTTCAAACAGTTGTGTTTATTTAGCTTCAATCTCTTCCCatgaacatgttttatattgttttcttCTCACTCTTTTGTTGGAACTTGAAATATCAGACAGGAATCATAGATGTACCAGTAATGTTGTCAGATTGTTGATGGACATTAGTGGGTGTTTAATTGTGAATAGAAAGAATCAGTGGTAATGTTAATGTAACCACACAGTATCCTCAGATCATTTGACatgtgttgttctgtgtgtttgcagtctgtcaggctgtctgatctcAGAGGACGGCTGTACTTTTCTGGTCAcagctctgagctccaacccctcccatctaaGAGCgctggacctgagctacaatcatccaggagactcaggagtgaagctgctgtCGGCTGGACTTAAGGATCCActctggagactggacactctcagGTATAAACACTGGATGAACATAAAAATTAGGTATTTGTGTTAGAGGTCTCCATGGAGAACATCTCCAGCAACTAAAATGATAATTTCCTGTTGTTGAAGATTGCTGCAGTTTGGACAGATATCTGccatttaaagaaatatttataatatttcattaccagtgttgggagtaatgcATTACAGAAGtaacacaattacagtaatgtattcctttggCTGTAATGCATTAATACTAATATTATaaccgttacaatctcagtaatgTGAGTTACAATGCATGAGAGGCACCCGCCCCCCTGAAATATGATTGTGCCCCCCCCAATCCAAAAACCAGGGTGGGATAACTTGCTGAATTAGCATTTGATTTGTCTTCTATTTATACAGCTGCGAACATAATCGTGGGTTACCCCAGTgctgtttaacattaaagcaataCAATGTAACTCTTCCCTTTTCGGTCCCgttacaggttgtctcattcgaactacagccagatctgtagttccaatgagacaacctgtagggggaccgaagagggaaaagttacatagtgttgctttaactttACCTTGATCAAAACAATTATACCTAAAATAACTTCAGGAGCGTGTTGAATGATGTTGTAACCTTACAACGGTAACATTCCCCACCGAGCATTAGCATGAGCTACTTGTCAACGTAGCACATAATGTGTCATTGGATCAATCTattgaaatgtatcaataaataaggtctctgttgttttattgtgtcGTAGGTGACATGTAATCAATGACCAAATGATGCGGTGTGGCAGAAAGCAAGCTGTATTACGGTTACTGAATATTattctttctgtgacattgtatgatttacaattacccTCGAATGTATCATCACATATCATTTAGGCTCCCGTGTTTTGACGGAAGTTACAGTAACTAGGGGGGTCAAAGGTtttatgacgccactgacaggcgaccagaggtgtcaaagtattcacattcattactcaagtagaagtacagatactagggtttgaaaagacttctgtagaggTTTAAGTATCAACtgaagctttttactcaagtaaaaatgtaaaagtactggtttcaaaacaacttaaagtataaaaataaaagtaatgtaaggggaaaaaatgccattaaggaaaAAAGCTTAGCCCATCCCACAGGGGCATATAGtccactaccccacctccacaataaataattttgtaaaggccataatgactataataatgttatattaaaagcATActtgcaaactcagaagggctgaaaaaggtgacacatttcttctgtgtttttcagacaacagcagctacagtctggtgttagaatcctctccagtgaaatatagacacacttttacaccgtttagatgtcagcattttaaccgtgtctactccagctgctagctaacggtaggctaacgttagctgctgttgagtgtagtgttaactagcgtcctgtgtggcaatgtttcagttccctctaacgtccattttcggagcatcagagagaagtgcagGCATTTAAGTAGCACCGAAATCAgcattgctattcggtccggtagataacggtcgtttaGGCAccagtgccgtattagcaccgggtctgagcaggtgcgatggatcacGTACAAACCGATAGGATATCAGAATGGTatttgtttatacttctcatccaaccacattCAAATTCATTCTCTCCGGATGGtgtgatttatctggataggtttttttttgtgtgtgtttttttgaacgatgacgagccagaatgaaaacaagccgatctgaaataggagtaacaaggctatttttaaaatgtaaggagtagaaagtacagataattgggtgaaaatgtaaggaatagaagtaaaaagtctgctgtaaaataattactccagtaaattATAGATACCCGAAATTTCTACTTAATCAAGGTAACggagtatttgtacttcgttacttgacacctctgcatgTGACTAAATGAAATGTCCtgtgtcattaaaataaaatgacagatttctctgggtttgaacattgttcgaaacatttgggatattgtaagtacacaactcaacaaaatatataacataggtatagacgtttttagacattttaatgcaaatatacctttaatgtttccataatgaaCATCCACATTTTGCCCATAGGGAGCccatagaaaatgtgttttgtattcGGATATAGAATTTGCTTTAAACTATGTTTAGCTTGTTCATTATCATATtactcaactcaactcaactcaactttatttataaagcactttcaaAACCACAAGTggaaccaaagtgctgtacataaggtataaaaacataaaagcttaaaaaacaatacaaacaaaacaaacaacttacAAAGCATTATCAAATGCTAAGGAAAACAAGTGAGTTTTAAGAGCACTCTGAAAACCCCCCAGAGAAGGACAGGTTTTTACAGACAGAAGAAGGTCATTCCAAAGCCTAGGAGCTGCAACAGAGAAAGCCCGATCACCTTTACACTTTAAGCGTGTTCGTGGAACTACAAGAAGTGACCGATCATTTGATCGCAGAGATCTGCTGGATTGACATTggctgattacatttttaaattaccAACTTAGGCAGGCTGCACATTGGCTGCGTGACGTAAGCGTGTCAGCTGAGTGACTTATTCGTTtttatttcagctcccatgttaacaggttagagcttgcacactgcctgcgtgacacacaTGTTTCAGGTGCAGCTCGAGCTGAAAAcgtgtgcatgctagaaatacgACCAACGCTTACGCgccacgcaagcgtgttggaagcgtttccaggcaaaatagaatatgaAGAGATGtgtatgtgtcattttgacacaaaaacatttaagaaatgacatgttgatgtttgaaagtctcgaggttttgacataaatgcagatataaatgtaatttaaagcaaataataataaataatcgaTTTtgtaatattgcacctgtcaatacagaaagaaatattccgttgcctattttgccgtcaatactactaacgttgtctttgctgtaatcagatcagtgtATATTTATGTTATGTTTAAGAAACGCCACgttcacgccacgctcacgccacgctcacgccacacaggCATTGAGAAGCCGGCCTTAAGGTTACCCCCAACcatatttttcaattttgacattttgggcaaTTTTGCTTCCatacatgtcttctttcagactactgggggaaaaacatccaaaatacacattaacaTGCTAATTTTACACTTTGTATATTTATGCCTGTAACTGGCTCCTAAATTCACCAACagttagcattagataatgcctaATTTGCCTATTTAAACGTAATATTTCAAAAAACTTTGtaacacaaaaatatatttgttgaTGAAAGTAATCTGGGGGAGATTCATGCTGATATCTGTTAGTCAAAGGTTTTTTATTCACCTTTAATATCTAATATTTTATAATCCATATATTTAAGGATGTTTTCTCTTATAGGGTTTCTCAGACTCTGAGTAATATAATCTCCACTTCAGCAACACTCAAACACACCAACCAGTTTCACTCCTATCTATATTCTGAAGGGCTTTACTGATATATTACTTGTAATATAtcgacaaaataaataaaactttgaaCCTGGCTTTATCTAATGTTCACATTTATGTTCTTTTATGCAAATTAGTGCATATTTAACAAGATAATAcataatttgcatatttaaccCTATCCGCCCGATTcatatttttaatcattttacagCCATAAGAGCTAGAGACTTAGCATCTTTTCCGGCTAAAAGCTAACACTCTTGCTGTCACAGGTTGTCTTTGTGAATGTCACGAgggcaaaagcgtctggacttttttatgaaaacattcagatattttgtcaactgtataAGTTATAATGCTTATTTCTTAACAGTTTGACTCCTAATACATATGAGAAGTGTTTTAGACAGGAGATTGGCATAACTTTTATTGCTCTGTGTGTgatattaatacattttcattttcgtgttccattttatttatttatttatttgtctttatggtcctacaatgttttttttaaattcaagtGACCTACTGCagcacaattattattatagccCAGTTTGTCCTGAAAACGATGTTTATAGCTTGACTGTGGACAACAGGCCtgatgttttacattttaagcTTTTTTAATCTCGACAGAGAAAGGTCCATGTACATTAAAACTGGAATTTGAACCTACTGACCTCAGGACAGGACTTTTGAGATGTATTACTCCAGTTTTCAGAATGTTCCTACATCAGTGTATaatgtgtgagagtgatgtaatgccccccctcctttcagggtggagcctgctggagtcagatggttgacaccaggtctgaggaagtgtaagtctgttttacatttcattcatggaactgtgacatcactcattCAACCCTCTGATGTTATCATCAGagtgctgattggttaataactgcagctgtgttgtgtctccttctctccgtcagattcctgtgaactcacactggacacaaacacagtgagcagaaacctcaaactgtctgacaacaacaggaaggtgacaggTTTGATGGTggatcagccatatcctgatcatccagagaggtttgactgctctcagctgctgtgtagagatggtctgactggtcgctgttactgggaggtagaGACGAGAGGAGAGGTTgatatatcagtgagttacagaggaatcaggaggagaggagacatgGATGACTGTTGGTTTGGACataatgatcagtcctggagtctgaaCTGCTCTTATAAGGGTTACTCTGTCTGTCACAATAACAGAGTAACAGTCCTccgtctctcctcctcctctgtccctGATAGACTAGCAGTatatgtggactgtcctgctggctctctgtccttctacagagtctcctctgactcactgatccacctccacaccttcaacaccacattcactcagactCTTTATCCTGGGTTTGGGTTGTGGTCaaatggttcctcagtgtctctgtgtcctgtggaGGAAAGAGAGTCTCCTCCTGTGAACAGAGAACCAGACTGTTGAGTCTGACCAGGATCATCAGCTGATGTTAGTGAGGAGAATGTGGATATCACCAATAATTTCCTGAATGGATTAGATTCTGCCCCaaacagctaaatgacatgtaatgctCTTCATCATCGTCTCCAAAAGCTGCATTCAGCAACTACCTTGCTGCTTATCTGACAGTTTTAGTTCCTTCACACATTCAGATTATTAAAACTAAATACAATCAGATAATACATAATGATGTATTAATACAAATTActagctgcaacattaaagtcatCAGTCATTAGAAACCAGTAAAATTATACTAATTATTCTGTAGAATCaccacttttacttttagtactttaagtatttttatgctgatacatttgtaattttacttatttttgcACTGTGGTATCAGTACTTTAACTTGAGTACtagtatattttatattcttatttttactttgatataatattttattttgctattATAATTCTAAGACTCAGTCAGTTTTGTCATTAGTAAACCTCCGTACAGATCTGTTCCACTCATCTCCACGTTTGTTTTCTCCCCTgagtgattctgattggctggcagtGTTTGAACTTAAAAGAAGTCTTTCCTGTTGAACGTTTTGGGCGAGTTCCAAAAGACGACCATGagttgatcctgtttgaattggGCCGTGAGTTACGCGTGTTCCCCAGTGAGGTATTGAACAATCAGCTGTGCACACCGTCCAAAGTCAAACTTTCCTTTCTTTAAAGTAAAGCAGATATACATCCACATCAGTGTTCCTCTATTATTCACAATATGGCAGTATTCGGAATTTGACATGGGTCATGTAAACAGATGGTTGGATATTCAGAATAAGACCTTTTTGGTTTGACTACAGTTTGTGACAGTATACGGCATCTCGCCTGTTTACGGcgtatggtcagctctgtgcgtttcTATGGTTACTGGACACAAAACCAACCAGCCGACTGCAGGGCTGCAGACCGGATAGGAAGGAGAAACAGCAACTTTTAAACATGATCAAAGACTCGGATATCAaaaggtttttggatatgagcTGACCTTTTCTAGAAGCttgttgaaggaatgaaagagagacGCTGTGTTCACACGCTCCGACAAGTTCACACGCTGGAAACATCCTGTTAATAACTTGACATTTGAGACCAACACAGATGCAGTTTGTGCTAAGACCCACCAACCAATGTCTTGTTTTCAGAAGTTGagatgttttaatgttgatacatattttatggaaatgttttattcttgttttaatgagtctgttttaacttttttcttttatctgctGGTTTGGGTCCCTTAATTTGAAAAATGAGCATCGACTAAACAGCATCATTAAGAGGTGTGGCAACATTGCAGGGATTGACTTTGTAGAGTTATCCCTTTTATACAGGGTCAGAGTCCCAAGGAAGGCCAAAGCCATCCTCGCTGACCCGAGTCACCCCTTGTCCTGTGAATCCAGGCTGCTGCCATCGGCTCGCAGGTACCTGGTACCCAGGTGTAACACCAAGAGATGGAAGAGCTCATTTGTACCTTTTGGCGTTGGTCTCATTAATACTTGATGTAAtttgtacatgttttttttctcatactcttgagccagaaatctccacttcagcAGCACTTACATACACCAAACTTTCCAGTTGTATTCCTATGTATATTCGTAAGGTTTTTACAGAGGAGTTTGTATGTATATCACTCAGAGTCTGACTTATGCAACATTTTATACCTAAAGACGGGGCAGAAGttttttttatggctgttgACAGTATTTTCTCATTAATGGAGTGATATCAAAAATCTCCTCAGAAAAGACCTTTGACTCTAAAATGTCAACTAAATGAAACAAGAAGATTTCTCTTCTggaaatatatgcaaattagcCCATATTTAATGAGATAAAAccttatttgcatatttaaacatacataatctaaaaacttgtaatacaaaagaTAGCTGTCTTAATGTAAGTtatcaactggggaagtttcatgcgGCTATCTATTAGTAATTTTTTCCCTATTCACCTGGGGTGTCTCCCCATTAATACCTTGATGTAATTTGTCCTGTTGGAGTTTGGAATATGaatgtatgttatgttgtgtaTGGGATGCTGTCTTCTGTTCTCTGCTGGCTGTAGAAACAATTGCCCCATTTGGGGataataaagttgacttgatcTTGAAGGACATGTTTCCTCTGAACGGTGTGAAACAGCTCTGAGTTCTGTTTTCTCTGGTTTGGTGGGCGTGTCTCTCTTTTACTGGCTATTTTCCAGCTGatagccaatcagcagag is a window encoding:
- the LOC114563297 gene encoding protein NLRC3-like: MDQCEDRGTTLCGEQDNQTKAQSPEQQLTPDSAGPGPGPGPGPDPGPESSCVSLKSDRSKVLSIEFKDGRHSGDPRVDQEISEVPSGQSTQQHQTHLDSIFMLLEDEIVTFVKNELKKIQKVLSPDYPECSESQREGEGVLDGEDEDKRRSSREAFLKITLHFLRRMNQEELANHLQSRSRAAGGKRKLKTNLNKKFQCVFEGIAKAGNPTLLNQMFTEIYIMEGGTAEVNDEHEVRQIETASRKPDRPETQKLRQEDIFKPPPGRDEPIRTVMTKGVAGIGKTVLTQKFTLDWAEGKANQDIQFTFPFTFRELNVLKDKKFSLVELVHHFFSETKEAGICRFEEFPVVFIFDGLDECRPPLDFHNTEILTDVTKSTSVDVLLTNLIRGKLLPSARLWITTRPAAANQIPPDCVDMVTEVRGFTDPQKEEYFRKRFRDVEPASRIISHIKTSRSLHIMCHIPVFCWITATVLEDVLKTRGGGELPKTLTEMYIHFLVVQSKVKKFKYDGGAETDPHWSPESSKMMESLGKLAFEQLQKGNLIFYESDLTECGIDITAASVYSGVFTQIFKEERGLYQDKVFSFIHLSVQEFLAALHVHLTFTNSGVNLLSEEQRSSWLPKVFREKLKHLHQSAVDKALQSPNGHLDLFLRFFLGLSLQTNQTLLRSLLTQTGSSSENNEETVEYIKKKINGDLSAERSINLFHCLNELNDSSLVEQIQQVLRSGRLSTVKLSPAHWSALVFILLSSEEDLDVFDLKKYSGSEETLLRLLPVVKASKKALLSVGNLSERSCEVLSSVLSTESASLRELDLSNNNLKDSGGKLLSAGLQSPYCKLEILSLSGCLISEDGCTFLVTALSSNPSHLRALDLSYNHPGDSGVKLLSAGLKDPLWRLDTLRVEPAGVRWLTPRFDCSQLLCRDGLTGRCYWEVETRGEVDISVSYRGIRRRGDMDDCWFGHNDQSWSLNCSYKGYSVCHNNRVTVLRLSSSSVPDRLAVYVDCPAGSLSFYRVSSDSLIHLHTFNTTFTQTLYPGFGLWSNGSSVSLCPVEERESPPVNREPDC